CCCAACGGCACGAGCATCGTCGGGATCCAGCCGTTCACGCCGCGACCCTCGCTGGTGCCCGCGCCACGAGGCGATCGCTTCGCCTTCGTGGAACCCGGCGATACGGGGGTCAGCATCACCATGTTCGGCAGCGACGGGCGGGTCCGGTACCAGACGCACCTGGCGATACGCGGAGAAGAGCTCACCCGCTCGGTCGCAGATTCGATCCTGACCCGGATGGCACCGCACGTCGCGTCCGCCGAGGGAGGGGCCATCCACAGACCGCGACGACTCCCTGCCGTATCGTGGGCACTCGCCGACAATGACGGCAGTCTGTGGCTCGCGCTCGATCCGCCGGGACTCGAGCGCACGGCCTTGCGATGGCTCATCGTCGACCCGGACGGTCGACAGGCGGGCACGGTACTCGTACCAAGCGAGCACCGCGTCGTCCGCCCCGACGGGTCGAGCTACTGGGCGTGGGTGCTCGACTCGCTCGACGTGCCTGCCCTTGGCCGCTACTCGTGGACGGCAGCAGTGCGGTAGCGGATAGCGGCCGACCCCGGGACCGGTTACAATCAGCCGTCCCCAAAGGAGTTGTCGCATGCCGGCACCCGGCGTCATCGTCGTCATCGAGTATCACGCGCGCGCTGATCGGGTCGATGCGGCCCGAGCGGCCCTGCAGGACCTGATCGAGATCGTGGTTCGCGAAGAGCCCAACTGTTTCGGGATCCGGCTGCATCAGCACGTCGAGGACCCCGCCCGCATCCTGCTTTGGGAAGCATGGACCGATCAGGCCGCGTTTACGGGACCGCATCTGGAGACACCGCATCTCACGGCATTCCGGGAGCGCGCTCCGGAGCTCTTCACCGGCCCGCCGGCGCTGTCGTTCTGGACCCAGCATTCGGACGTAACGCGATGATCGACGGGTCGGGTCGCCTGGCCATTGCCGGTGTGGCCCTGCTGTTCGGATTGGGATGCAAGCACACGCCGACTCACGCCATCGAGTTTGCCGGCGAGGCGAGCGGGGTGCGGATCTGCCGGGATTCGTTTGCGCAGGGCGCATTCGAGTGCCGATACACCCGCACCCACCATCGTCTCTGGATGATGTACGACCCTAACTCCGGCATCGAGACCTTCCTTCGGTATGAGGACCTGCCTGGCGCAACGGCAGCGTCGGCCTATGACTCGGCACGCAGCCGGATCGAGGCCGATCTGGGACCGGGCACGCCTTGCGCCAATCAGCACTTGTCCTGGTTGATCGGTACCGATGTACTGCACCTGATTCTCCGCGCGCCCGACTCTGCCCCAGCGGACAGTTCCGCGCGGATTTGGACCATCGCCACCTTTGGCGGCCGAAGCACCGGCGGCGCCTGCCAGCCGGCCGGTTGAGGCCGAACCGGACGGATGTCGACCCATCAAGAGCGATGGCGGCGAGACTGGGCAGACGCCAAGCTCGAGCCGCCGGACGCTGTCGCGCCGCTTCTGAACCGGTATCGGGAACCCCACCGCGCCTACCACACCGTCCAGCACCTGGATGAGTGTTTTGCCTGGCTCGACCGGGTTCGGCATGACGCGGTCGAGCCCCATCTGGTATCGCTGGCGCTCTGGTATCACGATGCCATTTACGATCCGCATCGCTCCGACAACGAAGCGGCGAGTGCGGACCTTGCGGTCGCGTCGCTCCGTCATGCCGGTGCGGACGCGACTGTCCTGGCGCGGGTCACCGAGCTAATCCTGGCCACCCGCCACAGCGCGCTGCCCTCACCCGGCGACCCGACCCTGCTGGTCGACATCGACCTCGCGATACTCGGCGCGCCTCCCGCTCGCTTCGCGGAGTACGAAGCCCAGATTCGAGCGGAGTACCGTTGGGTTCCCGGGCTCGTCTTCCGGCGTCGCCGCGCCATGATCCTCCGCGGATTTCTCGATCGACCCGCCTTGTATCACACTGCTCTGCTGCATCAGGAGCTCGAGGCCCGGGCCCGCAGCAACCTCGCAGCCGCGCTGTCGGAGCTCGGCGGGCAACGCTAGATTATGGCCGGCTCGGACGACCGGGCGAGGTCACCGTGACACCCCGGGGGACGACCCCCGAGCACCAGGGAGCGCGTGATGGCATGGGTCGTTCTGGTCGTGGCCGGCCTCTTTGAAGTAGGCTGGGCCATCGGCCTCAAGTACACCGACGGCTTCAGTCGTCCGGGGCCGAGCCTGCTCACCATACTGTCCATCATCGCGAGCATGGGGCTGCTGGCCGTCAGCCTCAAGACGCTGCCGGTCAGCATTGCCTACCCGATCTGGACCGGCATTGGCACCGTGGGCGCGGCCACGCTGGGCGTGATCTTGTTCAAGGAGCTTCTCTCCGCCACCCAGGTGGTCTTTCTGCTGATGATCGTGATCGGTATCGTGGGCCTCAAGTTCTCAGTCAAGTAAGGGAGGTCCGGTGCGATTCTCGCTGATCATCATTCCGCTCGTCATGGGCACCTTTGCGCTCGTCAACGCTCGGAAGCTAGGCAAGAATCCACAGGTGCGCCGGGACCATGTACAGATGCTGTACGCCATGGGGGCGCTGCTGCTCCTGCTGCCGCTCGCGCTCGAGCTTGGCATCTGGGGACTGGCCGCGATTCTCGGGATTGCCGGTCTGATCTACCTCTGGCTGGCGCAGCAGGCGGCCCACCTGCCTGGCGCGAACCCGCGCGGCGATGTGCTGATGGGGTGTATTCTCTTTGCCGCGGCCGGACTGTGCGCCTGGACCGCGATGACCGGTCGGACGATTCCGCCCTGGGTGATTCTGCTCCTCCTGCTGATCGGCGCGGTCGGCCGTCCGCTGCTCAAACGGCGCAACGTTCCGCAGTAGGTAGCGCTGTCGCCCTGAACCATTGAGCATTACCTGCTGCCCGGGAGGCCCCTGATGAAGCACGCTCGCCCTGCCCTCGTTCTCTGGTTGCTGCCGGCGCTTGCCGGCTGCGGCTCCAAGCCCGCGGCCGACCACGACGCCGCGCCGGCGCAGGCGGCCGCTGCGCATGCGGACCATGGCTCCGGGCATGGCATCGTCGACCGTGACTGGCACCTGACGTCGGTCGGCAGCCTGGTCAACCCTCGCGGCGCGGGCGACCAGCCGGTGACACTGCGATTCGACGGCGCCGCCGGCCGCGCATCCGGCTTCGCGGGCTGCAACCGTTACTCCGGCGGATATGCGCTCGTCGGCGACAGCCTTCGCTTCCTGGCTCCGATCTCGACCAGGATGGCCTGCGATCGCGGTATGGATGTGGAAGACGCCTATCTCAAAATGCTCGAGCAAGTTCAGTCCTACACAGCAACTGACTCGACGCTGACGCTGACCGGCCCGGCGGGTCCGCTGGCGCGGTTCCGGGCGCCTTGAGCGGGGCAGGTGTTCGGGTGCGCCGATAGCACCGATGGCACTGCGCGAAGAGTTGGAGCGAAGCGGAGCCTGGCTGTTCCGGTATCGGAGCTGGATCCCGCCCGTCGTCCTCGTCCTCCTGGTGTTTGCCGGGGCGGGCCGGTCCGAACCGGCTGGGTTGTCGCGGGCCGGTACTGCCGTCGGGCTGTCGGTCGCGGCCCTCGGGCTGCTGTTCCGCGCCTGGGTCATTGGCCATGCGCCGTCGGGAACCTCGGGCAAGAACCGGGCACTGCAGGTCGCTGCCTCGCTCAGCACCACCGGTCCCTACTCGCTGGTGCGCCACCCGCTCTACCTGGGCAACTATCTCCTCTGGCTGGGCCCGGCGCTGGCGCTGGGCGTGTGGTGGGCTCCGGTTCTCATTTCGCTCCTGTTCGCGCTATACTACGAGCGTATCATGTTCGTCGAGGAAGAGTTCCTCCGACGAACCTTCGGGCCCCAGTACCTCGATTGGGCCGCTCAGACACCTGCATTCATACCCCGTCTGTCGTGCTGGCAGCCTGCGGCGCTGCGATTCTCGCTGCGGACGGTGCTTCGGCAAGAGTACTACGCGTGGTTCTCGACGGTGGCACTCTTCGTGCTTCTCGAAGTGGGAATCCGGTTCGTCGACACCGGCCGCCTGGCGCTCTCTCGTCCCTGGATTGGGCTCCTGGTCGTCACTGGCGGTGTCGCAGGCCTGTTGCGCACACTCCAACGGTACACCAAGGTGCTCCATGTCGAAGGCCGCTAGGCTCGCCATTGGTCTCTCCCTGGTCGGATCGCACCTCCCTGGTTCACTGTCCGCACAACAGCAGCAGCTCTTCACCGTTCCCGACCTGCCAACCTTGGAATTCAGTCGAGTCCCGATCATCGACCGCGAGGAGGGGCTCAAGCTCGCGGGCCTGGTGTTGCTGGCGGCCACCTTTGACGGAACGGTGCAGCGCCGGGCCCAGGCGGTACGCGGAGCCGGAAGCAATCAGGTTGCGGAGTGGGGTAACGCGGCCGGTCACCTGCGGTATGCGGGGCCGGTCCTGGCCGCCGGGTGGGTGGTTGGCCAGCTCAGCGGACGATCCCACCTTTCCGACGCAGCGGCGCAGGCAACCGGTGCAGGCCTGATTGCGGGCGGCATCGCGACCGTGCTCAAGCGGGGGTTCGGACGGCTGCGGCCCAATCAGGGCTCGTCGGAGCGTTTCGCGCCGTTCAGCGACCACAGCGCGTTTCCTTCCGGACACACCACCCTCGCCGTCGCCATTGCCACGAGTCTGGCGCATTCGACGGCGGACAAGCGGGCTGACGTGCTGTTGTACGGTACCGCAGCCCTGACCGGGTTTGCCCGGATCAACGACAACAAGCACTGGTTTTCCGACGTTGTGGCGGGTGCCGCTCTTGGATACCTGGTGGGCCGGCAGGTCAATGCCGGCCTCAAGGACACCCGACCCTTGGTTGGGCCTGGGTTCGCCGGCTTGTCGGTCGCCTTCTGAGGGGAGCCTGACCGCCGACGGGCCACCCGGGGTTGACGTAACTCGGCCTGCCGATCCGTAGTTAGATTCATGGCAGTTCCAACCGCAATCTCCTCCTCGAGAGAGCTCATGACGTCACGTCGCACCTTCGTCCGTTCCCTGGCCGCCACCAGCGGTGCGCTGTCCTTCGGCCTGCCGAAGGGACTCTGGGAAAGAGCCGAAGCGTTTCCGCGCCAAGGCAAGCCGCTCAACATCCTGGTACTCGGCGGAACCGGCCAAACAGGACCGTTCCAGATTCACTACGCCGTGGCCCGCGGGCACAAGGTGACGGTGTTCAACCGGGGCCGGCGCCAGACCGAGCTGCCCAGTGGTGTCGAGCACCTGATCGGCGACCGGAACGACAACCTCGAGGCGTTGAAGGGCAGCAAGACCTGGGACGTCATCATCGACAACCCGACGACCTTTCCCCGGTGGGTGCGCAGCGCGGGCGAGGTTCTCAAGGGGCGGACCGATCAGTACGTCTTCATCTCGACCATCTCGGTTTTCGACAAGTGGGATCAGCCGAACATGGACGAGAACGCGCCGCTCGCGACCATGCCCGACCCCACCGTCGAGAGTATGCAGTACTATGGCGCGATGAAGGCGCTCTCCGAACAGGAGTCGGAGAAGTACTACCCCGGCAAGGTCACCGTGATCCGGCCCGGGCTCATCTCCGGACCGCGGGATGAGACCGATCGGTTCAGCTATTGGCCGATCCGAATGGCCCGCGGCGGCGAGGTCTTGACCGCGCCCCTCGATCACGCCGCCCAGATCATCGACGGCCGCGACCTCGCCGAGTGGACGGTGCGGATGTGCGAGGCACGAACCTATGGGATCTACAACGCCACCGGACTTTCCACGACCCACCGTGAGATGCTGAACGGGATCCGTTCGGTGCTCCCGAGCGAGACGCAGCGGACGATCACGCTGACCTCGCCGGACCTCGCATTCCTCAGGGAACACAAGGTCCGACCCTGGGCCGAACTGCCGGTCTGGATGCCCAATGAAGGCGAGACCCTGTACTGGAACAAGTGCATCGTGTCGAAGGCGATCGCAGCCGGTCTGACCTTCCGGCCGTTTGCCACGACGGTGCAGGATACGCTTTCCTGGCACCTGACGCGTCCCGCTGAAAACCAGGCCAAGCTGCGCTCCGGTCTAACGCCGGAGCGTGAAGCGGAAATTCTCAAGGCATGGCACGCCAGGAAGAAATCCTGAGCTCTACCGCCTCGGCCGAGTCGACCGACCCGGTCACTCGCCTGCTGCAACGTGTCGTCGAAGTGCGCCCGGATGAAGTCCGGGCGCTCCTGCTTTCCTGCGGGTACTTTTTCTGCATTCTGTCGGCCTGGTTCATCATGCGGCCGATTCGGGAGCAGACCGGCGTTGCGGGTGGAATCAGTAACCTGCCCTGGCTCTATACCGGCACGCTGATCGCGACCCTGGTGGTTCATCCACCCTTCGCCGCGATGGTTGCGCGGCTGCCGCGGCGAACCTTCGTCACCATCGCCAACCGGTTCTTCCTCGCCAACATCCTGATTTTCTTCGGGTTGTTCCAAACGCTGCCGGAGGCCCAACTGGTCTGGCTGGGCCGCGTCTTCTTCGTCTGGACCAGTGTCTTCAGCTTGTTCGTGACGTCGGTGTTCTGGTCCTTCATGGTCGATGTCTTCCGA
This region of Gemmatimonadales bacterium genomic DNA includes:
- a CDS encoding antibiotic biosynthesis monooxygenase; translated protein: MPAPGVIVVIEYHARADRVDAARAALQDLIEIVVREEPNCFGIRLHQHVEDPARILLWEAWTDQAAFTGPHLETPHLTAFRERAPELFTGPPALSFWTQHSDVTR
- a CDS encoding multidrug efflux SMR transporter; this translates as MAWVVLVVAGLFEVGWAIGLKYTDGFSRPGPSLLTILSIIASMGLLAVSLKTLPVSIAYPIWTGIGTVGAATLGVILFKELLSATQVVFLLMIVIGIVGLKFSVK
- a CDS encoding META domain-containing protein, with protein sequence MKHARPALVLWLLPALAGCGSKPAADHDAAPAQAAAAHADHGSGHGIVDRDWHLTSVGSLVNPRGAGDQPVTLRFDGAAGRASGFAGCNRYSGGYALVGDSLRFLAPISTRMACDRGMDVEDAYLKMLEQVQSYTATDSTLTLTGPAGPLARFRAP
- a CDS encoding phosphatase PAP2 family protein, which translates into the protein MSKAARLAIGLSLVGSHLPGSLSAQQQQLFTVPDLPTLEFSRVPIIDREEGLKLAGLVLLAATFDGTVQRRAQAVRGAGSNQVAEWGNAAGHLRYAGPVLAAGWVVGQLSGRSHLSDAAAQATGAGLIAGGIATVLKRGFGRLRPNQGSSERFAPFSDHSAFPSGHTTLAVAIATSLAHSTADKRADVLLYGTAALTGFARINDNKHWFSDVVAGAALGYLVGRQVNAGLKDTRPLVGPGFAGLSVAF
- a CDS encoding epimerase; its protein translation is MTSRRTFVRSLAATSGALSFGLPKGLWERAEAFPRQGKPLNILVLGGTGQTGPFQIHYAVARGHKVTVFNRGRRQTELPSGVEHLIGDRNDNLEALKGSKTWDVIIDNPTTFPRWVRSAGEVLKGRTDQYVFISTISVFDKWDQPNMDENAPLATMPDPTVESMQYYGAMKALSEQESEKYYPGKVTVIRPGLISGPRDETDRFSYWPIRMARGGEVLTAPLDHAAQIIDGRDLAEWTVRMCEARTYGIYNATGLSTTHREMLNGIRSVLPSETQRTITLTSPDLAFLREHKVRPWAELPVWMPNEGETLYWNKCIVSKAIAAGLTFRPFATTVQDTLSWHLTRPAENQAKLRSGLTPEREAEILKAWHARKKS